A region of Moorena producens PAL-8-15-08-1 DNA encodes the following proteins:
- a CDS encoding IS66 family transposase, with protein sequence MPTNMHASYKLADKHMNRLSFGSTVLGNNPEQWQNYLESIGIVQTKVAERVTEAALLGGLIESGINRKLLILSDGARQFNILIHGLCWVHGERIIRKLEGSTAEFRENIEEVQTLLWEYYQQLKAYQDHPSAEQKQYLSARFDEIFGRCYLHHPTLSNALNQFRQNKEQLLRVLDKPNIPLHNNAAESDIREFVTRRKISGGTRSEAGRKARDTMIGLKKTCRKLGICFWAYLLSRLRGDDKIPPLPDLIRQKAIEHGLVGSPA encoded by the coding sequence ATGCCCACCAATATGCACGCTTCCTATAAGTTAGCCGACAAGCATATGAACCGATTGAGCTTTGGTTCAACGGTTCTAGGGAATAACCCTGAGCAATGGCAGAACTATTTAGAGTCGATTGGCATTGTGCAGACCAAAGTCGCAGAGAGGGTGACCGAAGCCGCTCTGCTGGGTGGATTAATCGAGAGTGGCATTAACCGAAAATTGCTGATTCTCTCAGATGGAGCCAGACAGTTCAATATTCTCATTCATGGGTTGTGTTGGGTTCATGGTGAACGAATCATCCGCAAATTAGAGGGGAGTACCGCTGAGTTTCGAGAGAACATTGAGGAAGTCCAAACCCTTCTATGGGAGTACTACCAACAGTTAAAAGCCTATCAAGATCACCCGAGTGCCGAGCAAAAGCAGTACCTATCTGCTCGCTTTGATGAAATCTTTGGTCGGTGTTATCTGCACCACCCCACTCTGAGCAACGCATTGAACCAATTTAGACAAAACAAGGAGCAATTGCTTCGGGTGCTCGACAAACCCAATATCCCTTTGCACAATAATGCCGCCGAATCTGACATCAGAGAATTTGTGACCCGTCGAAAAATCAGTGGTGGCACTCGCTCTGAGGCCGGACGAAAAGCCAGAGATACCATGATTGGTCTGAAAAAGACCTGTCGCAAATTAGGGATTTGTTTTTGGGCGTATTTACTGTCTCGCTTGCGAGGGGATGACAAAATCCCCCCCTTACCAGATTTGATTCGACAAAAGGCTATAGAGCATGGACTGGTGGGTAGCCCTGCCTGA
- a CDS encoding RNA-guided endonuclease InsQ/TnpB family protein, whose protein sequence is MLVLEYKVKAKQAQYQAIDEAIMTVQFIRNKCLRYWMDAPREANILRFDLNKYSTELRNEFIFVKDLNSMACQASAERAWLAISRFYDNCKYHKPGKKGYPRFQKDNRSVEYKTTGWKLHHTKRRITITDQKGIGELKLLGKWDIHIYPVKSIKRVRLVRRADGYYCQFCVDIECVDAQPKTGLEIGLDVGLEFFYTDSNGYQEPNPRFLRIAESDIKQAQRRIYKKQKGSIRRRQARARYSRKHLRVSRQRNEHAKRVARNVCKSNDLVAYEDLRVSNMLKNHCLAKSIADASWYQFRQWIEYFAGKFEKLAVAVPPHYTSQQCNQCKRVVNKSLSTRTHVCQCGCQLHRDTNAAINILQKAKSRVGHTRSNAKGVATSTLLGATLVEQVATVNLESPSL, encoded by the coding sequence ATGCTAGTTTTAGAGTACAAAGTCAAAGCCAAACAAGCTCAATATCAGGCTATTGATGAAGCCATCATGACAGTTCAATTCATTCGCAATAAGTGTTTGAGGTACTGGATGGATGCACCCAGAGAAGCCAATATATTGCGTTTTGACTTAAACAAGTACTCAACAGAACTACGCAACGAATTCATTTTTGTTAAAGACCTTAATTCTATGGCTTGTCAAGCATCTGCTGAACGGGCGTGGTTGGCAATTTCTCGGTTTTACGACAATTGCAAGTATCATAAACCAGGAAAGAAAGGATATCCCAGATTCCAGAAAGACAACCGCTCTGTTGAGTACAAAACCACGGGTTGGAAGCTTCACCACACAAAGCGGCGTATCACTATTACTGATCAAAAAGGTATTGGTGAGCTGAAGCTTTTAGGTAAGTGGGATATTCATATCTATCCTGTAAAATCTATCAAGCGAGTTCGTTTAGTACGTCGGGCTGATGGCTATTATTGCCAGTTTTGTGTTGATATTGAGTGTGTTGATGCTCAGCCCAAAACAGGTCTTGAGATTGGGCTAGATGTTGGTCTGGAGTTTTTCTATACTGACTCCAATGGCTACCAAGAACCTAATCCCAGGTTCCTAAGAATTGCTGAATCTGACATCAAACAGGCTCAACGTCGCATCTATAAAAAGCAGAAAGGTTCGATTCGACGCCGTCAAGCCAGAGCTAGATACTCCAGAAAACACTTGAGAGTAAGTAGGCAACGGAATGAACATGCCAAGAGAGTGGCGCGTAACGTTTGCAAATCTAACGATTTAGTAGCCTATGAAGACTTAAGGGTTAGCAATATGCTCAAGAACCACTGCTTAGCTAAGTCAATCGCTGATGCTAGTTGGTATCAGTTCAGACAGTGGATAGAGTACTTTGCTGGCAAGTTTGAGAAACTAGCTGTTGCTGTTCCACCACACTACACTAGCCAACAATGCAATCAGTGTAAACGGGTAGTCAATAAATCTCTGTCTACTCGTACTCATGTCTGTCAGTGTGGCTGTCAGTTGCATCGGGACACCAACGCGGCTATCAACATTTTGCAGAAGGCAAAATCTAGGGTAGGGCATACCCGAAGTAACGCTAAGGGAGTAGCAACCTCTACTTTGCTTGGGGCAACCCTGGTAGAGCAAGTAGCTACGGTGAACTTAGAATCCCCGTCGCTTTAG